Proteins from a genomic interval of Garra rufa chromosome 4, GarRuf1.0, whole genome shotgun sequence:
- the LOC141332978 gene encoding uncharacterized protein produces the protein MHHYNTNIMRTSEVWAYPRTSDWWEITAQRFTEEQWLEDFRVSRETFKYICTAMKPSLQRQDTSYRLCIPLEKRVAIALYKLASTTEYRTVANLFAVSRTSVCRCVHDFCKAVIAILCPKFIKRPDQPQLSAMADYFEERFGIPQCVGAIDGSHIPILKPPQYQSDFHNRKGWHSIILQAVVDGKGMFWDLNIGQPGREHDASVLRKSRLWTWATESNAFSGRIKNICGTDVGYFILGDSAYPLQKWLLKPYPDTGRLTEGQELYNVRTSLARCVVEHAFGRLKGR, from the coding sequence ATGCATCACTACAACACCAATATAATGCGGACCTCAGAGGTGTGGGCATATCCCCGAACTAGTGACTGGTGGGAGATCACTGCTCAAAGATTTACAGAAGAGCAGTGGCTGGAGGACTTCAGGGTTTCCAGAGAAACATTCAAGTACATTTGTACAGCTATGAAGCCTTCACTACAGCGACAAGATACATCATACCGGTTATGCATTCCTCTGGAAAAACGGGTGGCCATTGCACTGTATAAACTTGCGTCAACCACAGAGTACAGGACAGTTGCTAACCTGTTTGCTGTCAGTCGGACCTCTGTTTGCCGCTGTGTGCATGACTTCTGCAAGGCTGTGATTGCAATACTTTGTCCAAAATTTATCAAACGTCCTGATCAACCCCAACTGTCTGCTATGGCAGATTATTTTGAAGAGAGATTTGGAATTCCACAGTGCGTGGGTGCTATTGATGGTTCTCACATCCCTATTTTGAAACCTCCACAATACCAGTCCGATTTTCATAACAGAAAAGGCTGGCACTCCATCATTTTACAAGCAGTTGTAGATGGTAAAGGGATGTTCTGGGACCTGAATATTGGACAGCCAGGGAGGGAACACGATGCTAGCGTCCTCAGAAAGTCACGCCTTTGGACTTGGGCCACAGAAAGTAATGCTTTCTCAGGCAGAATAAAAAACATTTGTGGAACTGATGTAGGCTACTTTATTCTTGGTGACTCTGCTTACCCACTACAGAAATGGTTGTTAAAACCATATCCAGACACTGGTCGGCTTACAGAGGGTCAAGAACTATACAACGTGAGAACAAGTCTAGCCCGTTGTGTGGTTGAGCATGCATTTGGGAGGTTAAAAGGACGGTGA